Proteins from a genomic interval of Lycium ferocissimum isolate CSIRO_LF1 chromosome 2, AGI_CSIRO_Lferr_CH_V1, whole genome shotgun sequence:
- the LOC132033665 gene encoding uncharacterized protein LOC132033665, producing MALPSAFGERVEQMEETRKERLSLLQSEKELQHIKYQLLASRISNITSIQLRCLNLDRKIASHYFILSSLNSRLHHHNPNYQNKLNIYRDLKDEVEELEEIEKEKEMYCSLESGEMEEFRDQVGNFLVECQVQVEELRSHVNQLKTRFSELQGSLNHSNNSEIAAAEMRRKELVAIKANLEKSLALNYQLREQLTRQVLSALMDQNQEKK from the exons ATGGCGCTTCCGTCGGCATTCGGTGAAAGAGTTGAACAAATGGAGGAGACGAGAAAGGAGCGTCTCTCTCTTCTTCAGTCGGAGAAAGAGCTTCAGCACATCAAGTATCAGCTCCTGGCTTCGAGAATCTCCAACATCACATCCATCCAACTCCGTTGCCTAAACCTTGATCGCAAAATAGCATCTCACTACTTCATTCTCTCTTCTCTCAATTCCCGCCTCCACCACCACAATCCCAATTATCAAAACAAGCTCAACATATACAG GGATTTGAAGGATGAGGTGGAGGAGTTGGAGGAaatagagaaagagaaagagatgtaTTGCAGTTTAGAAAGTGGAGAAATGGAGGAATTCAGGGACCAAGTCGGAAATTTCCTCGTTGAATGCCAAGTACAAGTCGAAGAATTGAGGAGTCACGTCAATCAG CTCAAAACAAGATTTTCAGAACTTCAAGGCAGCCTTAACCATTCAAATAATTCTGAGATTGCTGCTGCTGAGATGAGAAGAAAAGAACTTGTAGCTATAAAAGCGAATTTGGAGAAAAGCTTGGCATTGAATTACCAACTGCGAGAGCAGTTAACAAGGCAAGTTCTCAGTGCATTGATGGaccaaaatcaagagaaaaaatga